The genomic window TAGCGATCGCTTTTAAATACAACTATCTTGATCAATCCTAGTAGGGCAGATATATTAAATGAACTAACGCTCACCTCAACCGAAGAATAGCGATGCCTAAGCTGGCTACGCCGAAGCATCACAATTAACGTGAGTTCGGTAAACCTCTCCCTGACTTAAACTAAAGTTCAAGTCTGTCCCTCTCCGACTCGGAGAGGGAGGGTTTTGCGTAGTAAAACCTTCTTAGAGGTTTCAATATTTACGCTAATTAGGCGCTTACTACATGAACCGTCGAACTCACGTCACAATTATTTCTAGTGAGAAAAATTCGCTCACTCGATAATTATTATTAATAATCTTACCTCAAATGGAGTTGATGTTAATGAGTGCGTCTTCTTGCAGCCGGACTTTTTCAGCAAATTTTCAGCATCGTTTCAAATAATCTCCAGGATTGATGCCGAATTTTTTGCCAAATGCTGCATGAAATGAAGTTGGACTTGCATAGCCTACAACCCGTGCAACGTAGTTTTTCACTCAACTGCCCCACAACGGATATATCTTTCGTACATTGGCTGCCTAATTAGATGTTTTAGCTGTGGGGAAACTTCTCCTTTTACATTGCCTGCCAAAGAACGAAATAGCTGTGTTGAGGTAATGCGTAGAAGCTCTGCTTCTTGTCGCCAGACATCGCTATTTCACACCAGAAGAACAAGCACAAAAGTTAGCGTGGTATCGACACTGATAATTTATACATAAGTCAAATACAGATTTACAATCAATTTTTTGCTGTCAACTGAATCGTTTCTCTAGTCTGCGAGGAGCGATTTTTTCCCTTGTAGCGATACCACCACATCACAAAGCCAGTAACAGATAAGATTAACGGTGCAAGTCCAACAAATAGGTAGAAAATGCGAGTAGGCGAGCCACCAAATGTACCATAGTGTAGGGGAGTAAAAGAATTGAGGATGCGATCGCCCAATGACTGCTTCAAAGAATTATCGACTCGCAAAACTTTACCACTGTATTGGTCAAGATAAACACTGCTTTGACCATAGTCTTCAATTTCTTGGGGAAGTTTAAAGGCAACTGTTAAAGCTTCTTCTGGCTTAGTTGGAAAATAAATCCTCCTGAGTGTTCCATTCGGTAAAGCAGTTTGAGCCGTTTTTAATTGTTCTTTTAGTCCGAGTGGAGACTTACCAGCAACGACAACAGAAACAGGATCTGCTTGCTGCTTGGAGAAGGTGAGTGTGTAGATCATCGGGTTGACTACATCAGAAAAACTCCAGCAAAATCCCGTGAAAAATGTAAATATCAAAAATACTGCTGTAATAACACCAGCAACTTTGTGAACATCAAAGTTCACTCGCTTGACATGGGCATTCCACTTAATTTTGAACCCAGAAATCAACTTGCGCCAACCAGGCCAAAGGATAATACCCGTAATACTCATAAACGACATCAGTAAACCAATAATGCCCACAAACTTGTATCCTAAATCACCGCCTAAAAGAGCATAGTGGAGTGGGTAGACGATTTCATAAAACTTTTGGATGAAGGTTGGCTTTAAGTTATTGCCGAGAATCTTTCCTGTATAAGGGTTAACGTAGTTTTCTGTCCATTCGTTTTGTTTGGTTTTTAGAATAACATTCATCGGCTCATTTGGCTTTGAAGGCAGGTAAATCCTTTGCATTGGTGCGTCTGGTTGATCGGCATAGGTTTTTTTGACAGTGTTAAGAACAACCTCAATAGGTAGTGGTTCACCTTGAGGAGTGATTGTGCCAATTCGGCGCTGCTGATCGAAGTTGCTAATTTCGGAGTGGAAGACTAATAAAGTACCGGTTAAACCGACAATAATTGTAATCAGTCCCACCGCTAAACCAATGTAACGGTGTAGGGTAAATACCAAGTCGCGTAGTTTTTTAGAGTTCATAGCAGATACCTTAAAATCTTCTTGCCAAGCCAGAGAGGAAAGAGCCGTGGAGGCTACGTCATAACTCCCAAGAAATCGTTCCTTGAACTGTAAACGGTTCAGCCGGATTGGCTGTACCAAACGACATTGGTTTTGTTAACTGTGTAGAAGGCGAGGGTAGAAGAGAGACGACCATTTAGAAAGTCTCCCTTGAGGCCGACTTCGTATCCAGTTCCCCTTTCAGGCTCAAAAGCATCACCGTTTTTACTGATACCAGTCACAGGATTAAACGAGCGACTATAGTTGGCAAATAGTGAGATTTCTTTTGTCGGTTGGTAAACGACTCCTACACGGGGTGAAAACGCATCGCTATCTGTCTTTGTAGTGGAGGCATTGAAGAAATCTTGTGTTTACACCTATATCCCCACTGAGCATTATTCTCAAAAACAGGCTATTTGCTGTTTTTTTATTGAGATTAGTAATCAGCTATTTGAGAATAAATTTTACAGTAGATGACTCAGCAATTGCAAGTAATTATCAGATATTATGGACAAAGGGAACTAACATATATTAATAGTCATCGTTGGCAACTGATGATCGGATTAATGCTATTAATTAGCAATAATTTTATAGGAATCAGTCCAAAAATTAGTGATAGTAAATGTGTATCGCTCTATTACCAAGCATCTTCCTCTAACTGTCTCTCAATTTGAGAAATCGCCAACTTAAACACTGCCTGAACTCCCGCTTCCTCTTCCTTGGCTAATGCGGCTTGCAGGGGTTCTAAAGCAGCACCATCGCCAATTTTCATCAATGCCAGGGCTGCCGCTTTTCGAGTTTCCCAATCGGCATGATCCAGTAACTCAATGAGGTTAGGGATCGCTGGTCGATAGGTCAGGCTACCCAAAGCAGCAGCTGCTTCACACCGGACAATTTCAGATGAGTCGGTGAGGGCGTTAACTAAAGTATTAAATGCTCCTTCTTCAGTACCTTCTTCAGCAATTTTAGCGATCGCACCCACCACCGCAGCACGAACTTCAGGCGAGTCAGAGTTAATCTCTTGATATAAATATTCCTTCGCCTCTGCTCCAATAAATCCCAACGCCCATACTGCATATCCTTTGGCACTTTCTGGATACTCGCTTGACGCTAAGATTTTTAGTAATGCTGGCACCGCGGCCTTACCTATCTTGGCCAGCGCTCCCACCGATGAGGCTTTGACCACCGTATCTTCATCATTTAACAGAGCCTTGACCAAGGTTGGAATTGCGATCGGGTCAGCGATCAGTGTCAGGGTTTTGGTGCTGGCTCGCCGCACAACTGGGTTTGGGTGATTTGCCACAGCTTCCATTAATAAAGGGGTCGCTGGTTTACCGATTTTACCCAATGCCTCTGCAAAACTCAACCTAACCATCCCCCGTGAGTCTCCCATACTCTCAATCATCTGCTTGAGTAGGTCTTGGTCATCATGGTTGAAGGTGTTTAAGCCTAATTGCTCACTCACCGCTGCAAATAAAGCATCAGTTTCTGCCTGAGACAGATTTAACGAATCCTCCCCGGATTGAGTTTTGGAGTAGAGCATATGACTTATAGCTAAATTATTAAGATGGATTACTAGTTGCTGAGGTTCAGGGCAGCTTGCTGATTACGGAGTTCCTGGAGGGCAGAATCAATCTTGGCAAGCTCCGGCTCCAGTTTTGCCATAACATTTACTCTCATCAACTTAGCCCGTTTTGCTGTTTCCATAGTTTCTTGGACTAGACGTTCCCGATACTGCTCAAGTTCTGCAATAACTTCTGCTACTTCTTGAGCGTTTACGTTATCGGTTGTTGTGAGTTCTGAGATTTCATCCATAACTTTTGTTTCCTAAATGCGTGTTTATATAATGATGTGTAGTCAATGTTCGACTATCGTTTGTATTTGGCTACTCGCTAAAGACCAGCACTTAGCTGTTACATGGAACTGAACAATTGGCAACAGACAACTAATTAATAGCTGACAAATGCATATATTCCGATCTTCTCAGATCGCGTTACCACTGGTAAAGCTTTTGACGCAAATCT from Nostoc sp. UHCC 0926 includes these protein-coding regions:
- a CDS encoding PepSY-associated TM helix domain-containing protein produces the protein MVQPIRLNRLQFKERFLGSYDVASTALSSLAWQEDFKVSAMNSKKLRDLVFTLHRYIGLAVGLITIIVGLTGTLLVFHSEISNFDQQRRIGTITPQGEPLPIEVVLNTVKKTYADQPDAPMQRIYLPSKPNEPMNVILKTKQNEWTENYVNPYTGKILGNNLKPTFIQKFYEIVYPLHYALLGGDLGYKFVGIIGLLMSFMSITGIILWPGWRKLISGFKIKWNAHVKRVNFDVHKVAGVITAVFLIFTFFTGFCWSFSDVVNPMIYTLTFSKQQADPVSVVVAGKSPLGLKEQLKTAQTALPNGTLRRIYFPTKPEEALTVAFKLPQEIEDYGQSSVYLDQYSGKVLRVDNSLKQSLGDRILNSFTPLHYGTFGGSPTRIFYLFVGLAPLILSVTGFVMWWYRYKGKNRSSQTRETIQLTAKN
- a CDS encoding HEAT repeat domain-containing protein encodes the protein MLYSKTQSGEDSLNLSQAETDALFAAVSEQLGLNTFNHDDQDLLKQMIESMGDSRGMVRLSFAEALGKIGKPATPLLMEAVANHPNPVVRRASTKTLTLIADPIAIPTLVKALLNDEDTVVKASSVGALAKIGKAAVPALLKILASSEYPESAKGYAVWALGFIGAEAKEYLYQEINSDSPEVRAAVVGAIAKIAEEGTEEGAFNTLVNALTDSSEIVRCEAAAALGSLTYRPAIPNLIELLDHADWETRKAAALALMKIGDGAALEPLQAALAKEEEAGVQAVFKLAISQIERQLEEDAW